In Oligoflexus sp., one genomic interval encodes:
- a CDS encoding response regulator has product MGRILAVDDSEVILSELQTILKNDGHEVFVAANGAAGVAMALQSAPLDIIITDFNMPEMNGVQLTQAIKKDPRFAGTSVIMLTTENSTELRKQGQDAGVRVWIVKPVHGESLCKVIGKLLKPKAA; this is encoded by the coding sequence ATGGGTCGGATCCTGGCCGTGGATGATTCGGAAGTGATTCTGTCAGAACTGCAAACCATCCTGAAAAATGATGGGCACGAAGTTTTTGTGGCTGCGAATGGTGCCGCAGGCGTGGCCATGGCTCTTCAATCCGCGCCTCTCGATATCATCATTACCGACTTCAACATGCCGGAAATGAACGGAGTGCAGCTGACCCAGGCGATCAAAAAAGATCCGCGCTTTGCCGGGACTTCGGTCATCATGCTGACCACCGAAAATAGCACCGAGCTTCGCAAACAGGGCCAGGACGCAGGCGTCCGCGTCTGGATCGTGAAACCTGTTCACGGCGAATCGCTGTGCAAGGTGATCGGAAAGCTTTTGAAACCAAAGGCCGCGTAA